In Littorina saxatilis isolate snail1 linkage group LG8, US_GU_Lsax_2.0, whole genome shotgun sequence, a single genomic region encodes these proteins:
- the LOC138973648 gene encoding uncharacterized protein gives MGPQKSLLLTMTLLAVTLTLAESCRFLPGYVCAPDQRLCNRRGGKCSLLGGRCQCVNVRQFYDIPPGYTTNAPDPPSFESGRVYIDRFGRRRMYIEPGSSRDPMAESNMERRTDMMVSMSRMYNMMNRYVT, from the exons ATGGGTCCGCAGAAGAGCCTCTTGCTGACCATGACCTTGCTGgcggtgaccttgaccttggccgAGTCCTGCCGCTTTCTGCCTGGGTACGTGTGTGCCCCGGACCAGCGCCTGTGCAACAGGAGAGGCGGGAAGTGTTCCCTTCTCGGCGGGaggtgtcagtgtgtgaacGTACGTCAGTTCTACGACATTCCTCCTGG ataCACCACCAATGCCCCCGACCCCCCGAGTTTCGAGAGCGGGCGGGTGTACATTGACCGCTTTGGGAGACGTCGCATGTACATCGAACCAGGCAGCAGCCGGGATCCGATGGCTGAGAGTAACATGGAGCGTCGAACAGACATGATGGTTTCTATGTCACGAATGTACAATATGATGAACAGGTATGTTACATAA